One region of Eupeodes corollae chromosome 1, idEupCoro1.1, whole genome shotgun sequence genomic DNA includes:
- the LOC129954152 gene encoding zinc finger FYVE domain-containing protein 26 homolog, whose product MENTPNEFYLSILERDTALLFENFISEFVSYNQNLDLLTSLAKCLLQKPFVCMKLLDNASRDNPGCLDLVNRIKRLALQIYFESSQDEDDVLKFINFLVNLELPEPILKKKSDKINEIGRKAGDHFYMALLANTNLDFLLYPAFSKQSIDYFSKEVILSEALKNNVHFVKLAIQRQKNFADITTDSYMRNALILAKVANEFNSMNQPIDEVGNLKKMLELYDCQSASEVQNIFFNDFRRLGNNIDFLRKYNSSVIAIGTLIETNGILPFIYDHKNIILIGYDEIRQVIESNHTFENQSTVLASMRDSELETLTYFFVLAGVYDIIINRSKVFEKFYEFAQEKISRLKIIIRQIRNIDVLCNLMEDIFQLVFLRWEHLDSTTASRHFDKKKSTSSTDAAETRPETGLSAGGRHGFICQGAALKFIFSFLKHFITQKLHSEEYKICSERIKLRFTRVMDCINDGLWKYSVLEKICDTEVESFQMEAEDLLQLVQLHRENIEKTSSEDESKERINYASLSRRKAKKRRRATFGGGEQQRIGVGIARKPGGVILTDISNRKSIIPNMLTTPENLAIMALAMKNFNDVKYIIQTFNLHNTELNRELKYVENQQQTTRKLELIYESYLQQALHTKDPQATVERIKKAAAKGFEASKIISIVDNFANANTFENSDEVQAFLEKYSHSYPFLQNYQGPNVRAVVAADLILNLNINYDIIANIVPVIRRMCKLPKISSSLSVNSGLPSEMGCLNFLDNVCECMRLIKSHNRSDIGLKDLLCNSFYSLKPKKLSIELNREKIFKDTFSKTEGDLQRIDDLKMLANDFAELKTKSNYFVRFLSYIGHLAKFVQIRDKQAEFFTSALLRFDASDIIGELIFEENMTPLEIESHVVALNLNLIHVIALNICPEVCGKERNQLRYNRTTEEKFQSIFNYISNQNALLGYVLQKIRGPAETQTNCMMNDEFLQRFIEFESVNCLSKIYEGNPVLAGLLSHTIDKVRMSKLDKKIEMYDILQNCQEQVRDRETHLIEKDKVIMDLIATDTKYVYLAADIENINVRSKLIFKNFTRVSSSGLAKDLIESTLLHWNAKDIDNDLRTNLERTLSDISTYSEVSSVLEFESWPQAYDFGLKTPNTILQKLLSLGHFKLCYDWCCVVQLSVSFVHQIKSFFVTFLEILIQLEEDFDRHILQTIETFPKLEICQFYDSNKHKFRSVNLLNYVIDFLSQNIRNMTNLRNYKVSLKIFEQLTPTERDQNWNLLSKPLLIVEQLIMNVKFKELARILEAIRPLLEDNQTNCLTVGGLCKFCFDKRGNIYDIYSKKSNNFTLGSESSSAFILLNFNLYQKDHVITLECVDLLLRIYATKALDYQIREMTVSSERVSQSTDMASLDSLCGAFVMPHNAPDRDKWVQDDEAAHCMCCRRAVFTMLMRRHHCRRCGRVVCFACSTNRMQIPELYEDVGVRVCNDCIKQTQELYAKMNANKSSVSTSVDRKYKFSDYGEADPRWKLSGNITHDKLLREEFCYEHAPSVALCLSILSYHTDNRKCVDLLLFHCGKLEKLLVPNPEVDYELIAKMMNCLALAAKVRGGPPEVETIREHSDIIMSVVQNGCEALIPAGPLNNQNLRKLADSLVQVEKWQLALEIHWKCGFPTAGVMAAHGLACLRAGSFETAKEKLSHCMTKHSSEQENSAIIKIISNDAEFVDLNKKIDIPTIKRPNRSPPLLQEVLKIIESIPCSKLQPETLARASIIRNSNTSLASLVSKRRETIPLHEAPINILNTLASLKQLSKGQYSENANLNSLDNKRHILRQSRIFEESLHYVITYGSHSDIVDFFIRHQELSTALKYFIIQGQDVDLFIHHIFLGFLRTGSIGELIQSMTDIDEHLGVWKEAILGTCRFLETKGLLNCLYQLQIILKDPVRASMTCVKFYSMNCQNFKQLHANSMHLKNAHRHLQSELEMSQWERINLDQRKQQPSTGSNTLLMQMDAKSLNAHINTLLRQMDVAKFLAQCEDEQPMENGMLITEYILKQIRIDTHSLPTLFDSPQAKIQICILILLSGKNIEEGFGLAYRIIQNYKLPIMKVFGATAKYLARNGRLDETEKLLNCIIGNNGTTNREIDEILSIAINSATNNHQPEVKTALDNLAKKINSMELRISSYIFIGQLKAAYLLAIQHNRLNDIRKILNQAEATNQVHIKKLCEKKLSMSNKMEGK is encoded by the exons atggaaaatacaCCAAATGAATTTTATCTAAGTATTCTCGAGAGAGATACGGCTTTGTTATTCGAG AATTTTATTAGCGAATTCGTGAGCTATAATCAAAACCTTGATCTGCTGACATCTTTAGCAAAATGTCTTCTACAAAAACCATTCGTCTGCATGAAGCTGCTGGACAACGCATCAAGAGACAATCCTGGTTGCTTGGACCTCGTCAACCGGATAAAACGCCTGGCATTACAAATCTACTTTGAATCCAGCCAAGATGAGGATGACGtattaaagtttataaattttctcGTAAATCTCGAACTCCCTGAGcctattctcaaaaaaaaatcagataaGATTAATGAAATTGGTCGTAAGGCCGGTGATCATTTTTATATGGCTCTGCTGGCCAATACAAACTTGGATTTTCTTCTATATCCTGCCTTTTCCAAGCAATCCATTGACTATTTTTCCAAAGAAGTGATACTCTCGGAAGCCCTTAAGAACAATGTACACTTTGTTAAACTGGCCATCCAAAGACAAAAGAATTTCGCTGATATCACTACTGATAGTTACATGCGAAACGCACTGATCTTAGCCAAAGTAGCAAATGAATTCAATTCTATGAACCAACCAATTGATGAAGTGGGCAATCTTAAGAAAATGCTTGAGCTCTACGATTGCCAAAGTGCATCTGAGGTTCagaatattttcttcaatgaTTTTCGCCGATTGGGGAACAATATTGACTTCCTGCGTAAATACAATTCCTCTGTAATCGCGATAGGAACTTTAATCGAAACAAATGGCATCCTTCCATTTATCTATGACCATAAGAACATCATCCTCATAGGTTATGATGAGATCCGTCAGGTAATCGAGAGCAACCACACATTCGAGAACCAATCGACTGTGTTGGCCAGCATGAGGGATTCCGAATTGGAAACCCTCACCTATTTCTTTGTTTTGGCCGGTGTCTACGACATCATCATCAATCGTAGCAAGGTCTTCGAAAAGTTCTATGAATTCGCTCAGGAAAAGATAAGCCGATTGAAGATTATCATAAGACAGATTCGAAACATTGATGTTTTGTGTAATTTAATGGAAGACATTTTTCAACTGGTGTTTTTGCGCTGGGAGCATTTAGATTCCACAACAGCTAGCCGCCACTTCGATAAAAAGAAGTCCACCTCTAGCACAGATGCTGCAGAAACTCGCCCTGAGACAGGTCTATCTGCAGGTGGACGTCACGGGTTTATTTGCCAAGGAGCTGCACTAAAGTTTATCTTTAGTTTCCTCAAACATTTCATCACTCAGAAACTACACAGCGAAGAATATAAAATCTGCTCGGAGAGAATAAAATTACGGTTCACTCGAGTAATGGATTGTATAAATGATGGGCTATGGAAATATTCGGTGCTGGAGAAGATCTGTGACACAGAGGTAGAGAGCTTCCAAATGGAAGCGGAAGATTTGTTACAACTAGTTCAGCTACACagggaaaatattgaaaaaaccaGCAGTGAGGATGAAAGTAAGGAAAGAATCAACTATGCCAGTTTGTCGAGAAGGAAAGCAAAGAAACGGAGAAGAGCCACGTTTGGGGGAGGTGAACAGCAGCGAATCGGTGTTGGAATCGCAAGGAAGCCGGGCGGtgttattttgacagatatatCGAATCGAAAGAGTATAATACCAAATATGTTGACCACACCAGAGAATCTCGCCATCATGGCTCTCGCGATGAAGAACTTCAACGATGTTAAGTACATCATTCAG ACCTTCAACTTGCATAACACTGAACTCAATCGAGAACTAAAATACGTCGAGAACCAGCAGCAAACCACCCGAAAACTAGAATTGATCTACGAAAGTTATTTGCAACAAGCCCTACATACTAAAGATCCTCAAGCAACAgttgaaagaattaaaaaagcaGCTGCCAAGGGTTTTGAGGCTTCGAAAATAATCAGCATTGTTGATAATTTCGCCAATGCCAATACATTCGAGAACAGTGATGAGGTTCAAGCGTTTCTCGAAAAATATTCTCATAGCTATCCATTTCTGCAGAATTATCAGGGACCGAATGTTCGAGCGGTTGTTGCCGctgatttgatcttaaatttgaatataaattacgATATTATAGCAAATATAGTTCCGGTGATAAGAAGGATGTGCAAATTGCCAAAGATATCGTCCTCGTTGTCGGTGAATTCAGGATTACCCAGTGAAATgggttgtttgaattttttagacAATGTCTGCGAGTGTATGAGGCTGATAAAGTCACACAATCGGTCAGATATTGGGCTCAAAGATCTACTCTGCAACAGTTTCTATTCCTTAAAGCCCAAAAAACTCTCCATCGAGCTTAATCGTGAGAAGATATTCAAGGATACATTCTCAAAAACTGAAGGTGATTTGCAGCGCATAGACGACCTCAAAATGCTGGCCAACGATTTCGCCGAACTCAAAACAAAGTCCAATTACTTCGTCCGATTTCTTTCTTACATCGGGCATCTTGCAAAATTCGTTCAAATAAGAGACAAGCAGGCTGAATTCTTTACCTCAGCTTTGCTTCGATTCGATGCTAGCGATATAATCggtgaattgattttcgaagaGAACATGACACCACTGGAAATCGAATCACATGTTGTGgctttgaatttaaatcttaTCCATGTGATTGCTCTAAATATTTGCCCCGAGGTTTGTGGCAAGGAGCGTAATCAGTTGCGGTACAATCGAACAACCGAAGAAAAATTTCAGTCGATCTTTAATTATATATCAAATCAGAACGCTTTGTTGGGTTATGTTTTACAGAAAATTAGGGGTCCTGCTGAGACTCAGACAAACTgcatgatgaatgatgaatttTTACAGAGATTCATTGAATTCGAAAGTGTTAATTGTCTATCAAAGATATACGAAGGGAATCCGGTACTAGCTGGGCTTCTCTCACACACCATCGACAAAGTACGTATGAGCAAGTTGGATAAGAAAATCGAAATGTacgatattttacaaaattgtcaagAACAAGTTCGTGATAGAGAGACACATCTCATTGAAAAGGACAAAGTTATCATGGATCTTATAGCCACTGACACCAAATACGTTTATCTAGCCGCGGATATTGAGAATATCAACGTTCGatcaaagttgattttcaagaattttacaAGAGTATCAAGTTCTGGTTTGGCCAAGGATCTAATTGAAAGCACATTATTGCATTGGAATGCCAAAGACATAGACAATGATCTTAGAACAAATTTGGAACGAACTCTCTCAGATATAAGCACTTATTCGGAGGTTTCGTCAGTGCTAGAATTTGAATCTTGGCCACAAGCTTATGATTTTGGTTTAAAGACTCCCAATACTATTCTTCAAAAACTCCTTTCACTAGGACATTTCAAGCTGTGCTATGATTGGTGCTGTGTAGTTCAACTATCGGTTTCGTTTGTTCATcaaataaaatccttttttgtaACCTTTCTCGAAATTCTCATTCAGCTAGAAGAAGATTTTGATCGACATATTCTTCAAACAATTGAAACCTTCCCAAAACTAGAAATTTGCCAATTTTACGATTCCAATAAACATAAATTTCGCTCAGTTAATTTGCTCAATTATGTTATAGATTTTCTAAGCCAAAATATTAGGAATATGACAAATTTGCGAAACTACAAAGTTTCTTTGAAGATTTTCGAACAACTTACACCAACGGAACGGGACCAGAATTGGAATCTATTGAGTAAACCTTTGCTGATTGTGGAACAATTGATCATGAATGTTAAATTCAAAGAGCTAGCAAGGATACTAGAAGCAATCAGACCCCTCTTGGAGGATAATCAAACAAACTGCCTTACAGTTGGGGGAttgtgtaaattttgttttgacaaacGAGGAAATATCTATGATATTTACTCGAAGAAGTCGAATAACTTTACCCTTGGCAGTGAGAGTAGCTCGGCTTTTATATTgcttaatttcaatttataccAAAAGGATCACGTTATAACGCTAGAGTGCGTGGATTTGCTGTTGAGAATTTATGCAACTAAGGCTCTTGATTACCAAATTCGGGAGATGACAGTCTCTTCAGAGAGGGTTTCTCAGTCGACTGATATGGCCTCGCTAGACTCACTTTGTGGGGCCTTTGTAATGCCCCATAATGCACCCGACAGGGACAAGTGGGTGCAAGATGACGAAGCTGCGCATTGCATGTGCTGCCGGCGTGCAGTGTTTACAATGCTCATGCGACGTCATCATTGTCGGCGTTGCGGCAGAGTCGTTTGCTTTGCTTGTTCCACAAATCGAATGCAAATTCCTGAGCTGTACGAAGATGTTGGTGTGAGAGTCTGCAACGATTGTATAAAACAAACCCAAGAGCTATATGCCAAGATGAATGCAAACAAGTCTTCCGTTTCAACTTCAGTAGACAGAAAATATAAGTTTAGTGATTATGGTGAAGCAGACCCGCGCTGGAAACTGAGTGGAAACATTACCCATGACAAGCTCTTACGTGAGGAATTCTGCTATGAACACGCTCCAAGTGTTGCTTTGTGCCTATCCATTCTTTCTTATCACACCGACAATAGAAAATGTGTAGATCTTTTGCTTTTTCATTGTGGAAAGCTGGAGAAACTTCTTGTTCCAAACCCCGAAGTTGATTATGAGCTTATTGCAAAAATGATGAATTGCTTGGCACTGGCTGCCAAG GTTCGAGGTGGTCCTCCTGAAGTCGAGACAATTCGAGAGCATTCGGATATTATTATGTCTGTGGTGCAAAATGGCTGTGAAGCTCTAATCCCTGCAGGACCattaaataatcaaaatctCCGCAAATTAGCCGATTCACTTGTTCAAGTCGAAAAATGGCAACTGGCTCTAGAAATTCATTGGAAATGTGGCTTTCCCACTGCCGGCGTAATGGCCGCTCATGGACTAGCTTGTTTACGAGCCGGTAGCTTCGAAACTGCAAAAGAAAAACTCTCGCATTGCATGACAAAACATTCTTCCGAACAGGAAAATTCTGccatcataaaaataatttcaaacgaTGCAGAATTTGTGGACTTGAATAAGAAAATTGACATTCCTACAATAAAGCGACCAAACAGAAGTCCACCATTGCTACAAgaagtattgaaaataattgaatctATTCCATGTTCTAAGCTACAACCAGAGACTCTGGCTAGGGCGTCTATTATTAGGAACTCAAATACATCCCTAGCATCGCTGGTGTCTAAGCGTCGTGAGACCATTCCATTGCATGAAGCCCCCATTAATATTCTCAATACATTGGCAAGTCTCAAGCAATTATCCAAAGGCCAGTATTCTGAAAATGCAAATCTTAACTCGCTTGACAATAAAAGACATATTCTAAGGCAGTCGAGGATTTTTGAAGAAAGTCTTCATTATGTCATAACCTATGGATCACATTCGGACATCGTGGACTTCTTCATAAGACATCAAGAACTATCTACCGCCTTGAAGTATTTTATAATCCAAGGACAAGATGTGGACTTGTTTATTCATCATATATTCCTGGGATTTCTGAGAACTGGATCAATTGGCGAACTTATTCAGTCGATGACTGACATCGATGAGCACTTGGGGGTATGGAAAGAAGCCATACTAGGTACTTGTCGGTTTCTTGAGACAAAGGGCCTATTAAATTGCCTTTATCAATTGCAAATCATCCTTAAAGACCCCGTGCGAGCAAGTATGACATGTGTGAAATTTTACTCTATGAATTGCCAGAATTTCAAACAACTTCATGCGAATTCTATGCATCTAAAAAATGCTCATCGCCATTTGCAGTCTGAATTGGAAATGAGTCAATGGGAGAGGATAAACCTAGATCAACGGAAGCAGCAACCATCGACTGGCTCCAATACGTTGTTGATGCAAATGGATGCGAAAAGCTTGAATGCTCACATCAATACTCTTCTTCGCCAGATGGATGTTGCGAAGTTTTTGGCTCAATGCGAAGACGAACAACCCATGGAAAATGGAATGCTTATTACTGAGTACATTTTGAAGCAG attcgAATTGATACGCACAGCCTTCCGACCCTTTTTGATTCTCCTCAAGCAAagattcaaatttgtattttaattttactcaGTGGCAAGAACATAGAAGAAGGATTCGGCTTAGCTTATCG caTTATTCAAAACTACAAACTACCAATAATGAAAGTGTTTGGTGCAACAGCCAAGTATCTAGCACGAAATGGTCGCCTTGACGAAACCGAAAAACTACTCAACTGTATTATTGGTAATAATGGTACGACTAATCGTGAAATTGATGAAATTCTTTCGATTGCCATCAATTCGGCTACAAATAATCACCAACCAGAAGTGAAAACAGCATTAGATAACTTGGCTAAGAAAATAAACAGCATGGAACTGAGAATTTCAAGCTATATTTTCATTGGTCAATTGAAAGCGGCCTATTTATTAGCAATACAACACAATCGATTGAATGATATTAGAAAGATATTAAATCAAGCTGAGGCTACCAACCAGGTGCATATTAAAAAGTTATGTGAGAAGAAGTTGAGCATGAGTAATAAGATGGAAGGAAAGTGA